GGTCCTGACAAAGGTTTCTGGGGTGGTTTTAAATGGTTTGGTTTAAGCGGGGTCGGTCTTGAGCTGTATCCAGGATACTCAAGTACTATTCCACATCAGTTATTTATGATATTTCAAATGATGTTTGCGGTTATAACACCGGCGCTTATCATAGGCGCTTTTGCGGAAAGAATGAAGTTTTCTGCTTTCCTTCTATTCAGTATTTTATGGACCACGTTTGTATATGACCCCATGGCTCACTGGGTTTGGGGTTTGGGTGGTTGGTTAAGAAATATGGGAGCTTTAGATTTTGCAGGTGGAACAGTTGTTCATATTAATGCCGGTATAGCGGCTATAGTTACCGCTTTAGTAATAGGTAAAAGGAAAGATTATTCCACACCTATACCCCCGCATAACTTACCGTTTACGTTACTTGGTGCCGGACTTTTATGGTTTGGCTGGTTTGGTTTTAATGCGGGAAGCGCTTTAGGTGCAAATGGGTCAGCAGTTAATGCTTTTGTTGTGACAAATACTTCAGCTGCAGCGGCAGGATTAACATGGGCTGTTCTGGAATGGTTATTCAATGACAGACCGACTACTTTGGGTGTTGCAACCGGAGCTGTTGCAGGGTTGGTTGCTATAACACCGGCATCGGGCTTTGTGAGTGCGACCTCCGCTATTGCAATAGGGTTTTTTGTCAGCATA
This genomic interval from Elusimicrobiota bacterium contains the following:
- a CDS encoding ammonium transporter — its product is MKKLYGLFFAGLVFLFSGIVFAENVKLLPTQITVEKSAQAVSSVLVTKVDSGDTAWVLISTALVMLMTLPGLAFFYGGLVRKKNVLSILMQCAVMLCVISLQWVLFGYSLSFGPDKGFWGGFKWFGLSGVGLELYPGYSSTIPHQLFMIFQMMFAVITPALIIGAFAERMKFSAFLLFSILWTTFVYDPMAHWVWGLGGWLRNMGALDFAGGTVVHINAGIAAIVTALVIGKRKDYSTPIPPHNLPFTLLGAGLLWFGWFGFNAGSALGANGSAVNAFVVTNTSAAAAGLTWAVLEWLFNDRPTTLGVATGAVAGLVAITPASGFVSATSAIAIGFFVSIFCFIMVAVVKPKFGYDDSLDAFGVHGIGGIWGALATGLFASKAINSSGADGLFYGNPAQFIIQLKTVLVTIIYSFIVTLIIYKLVDVLIGVRAKDKEEVIGLDLTEHHESAYTVL